The DNA sequence CATTTTGCActagttagtttttatttctaTTCTTAGGTAGTTGGGTTTTGTTAAATAGGGACATAGACAAGGTAAACTAGAAGAtctttcctattttatttttggattgcATTTCCGGTAGGAATATGGTAAAGGCTAAAGTGGCAAAGACGGTACCTTCATCATAGCAGAAAGTGAAAGTCATTTGATATCTCAGATCATATTCTCAGAAATCTAAGTAGCGTCCATCATAGTCAAATGATTATATTACATGTACACAAAAAATCTGTTATTCGTATAGAATAAATctgttatttgtataaaatatatgttagaatataaattacACGTTAAAAATGGGTTTAACAATGCATGTATTTATAACAAATATACAGAGACTGATTTTTAGTgcgtacataatatttttatagtcAATACGGTTTTGCATTTTGCACCTTTGACCAGTGATACAAGTGGTTGGGTTAAAAGTCAAAAGTTAAAACCATGATGGAGAAGGTCAGACACCTTGGGGTTAGCCCTTAAGTAGTTAATTTCTTGGTGTTATCCATGAATATAATGAAATGATATGTCTACTCACCTTGCAAAGCACGAGTTGATTTATATCTTTGCCTCTGTCTTAAGGTGAGACCACACCAAATGCAATGTTAGTGCAGGTGTGAGTTAACCCTCTTTATAATGCAATGCAAACTTGCCAAGTGAGATCCTCAAATGTTTGCTTGTCTTTGTGCTTTTAACTGAATGTTCTGCGGGCAACTTCATTCTTCATCTGATCTGCATAATCAACAAAATCTCACATCCTAAAATTTTCCATTTTTGTTATCTTAACATCTTTTTCATTCATAAATCATAACTGGTAATGATAACTGATAATCAAACTTCATTTTCCCCGTCGCAGAGCATCGTACACACGTAAACCTAAACATAAGCCCAAGAAACTGAGCGAAAAAATGGAGAACTCCGTCAATTTCAACGCTATACAATTTCAGATCTCTATATTCTGCAAACCCTCTTACAGATGTTTCAGTTCAATACATCAACCAGCGTTTTATTTTCGCACATAACATCCAATGATTAGTGCACATGTGATACTATTAAGCACCATTTTCGTACATAATTAAGAACCAAACTGCAGCATACAAATGAAATTATGAAGTTCTCTAAAATCTGAAAATTCAAATTCGTAATTAAGACACCAATTTCAAACACCTATGAAGAACTCAACCTCTTGAGCGCTTCCTCAGCCACACTAAGCTTCGGTTCCAATTCAAGAGCCTCTTTATAAGCCTTCTTCGCTTCGTCCTCCATTTCCTTCTCCTCATAGCATTGCCCTAACAGACACCATCCTCTCGCGTTCTTCGGGTTCAGCTTCACCGACTCGGTCAAATCGGCAACCGCCGAGTCAACTCGGCTTTCGCCTCGCTCGCTCACTGCCAACTTCAGCTCCGCTCGCTTAACCAGCGCGTCACCCCTCTCCTCCGCGGCGAGCGACTTTGCTGCCAGCGGCGACAGCGCCGCGTCGACTGCATCGAGCGCCGAGGTCCGGAACCCTTGCAGATCGAGGATCATTGCTTTGAGTAGGTACGAAGCTGCATCCCTTGGATTGAGCGCGATCGCTCGATCTGCTTCGGTTAGGGCTTC is a window from the Arachis hypogaea cultivar Tifrunner chromosome 17, arahy.Tifrunner.gnm2.J5K5, whole genome shotgun sequence genome containing:
- the LOC112766915 gene encoding uncharacterized protein, which produces MEDTEQKQMFRDIVLQVVMVLFFVVTFLAMHGIPQRFLAWLRLPRGRSVRAKRHFVRSAQLLAEARTAKKSRSSSLNSLANEALTEADRAIALNPRDAASYLLKAMILDLQGFRTSALDAVDAALSPLAAKSLAAEERGDALVKRAELKLAVSERGESRVDSAVADLTESVKLNPKNARGWCLLGQCYEEKEMEDEAKKAYKEALELEPKLSVAEEALKRLSSS